A section of the Oreochromis niloticus isolate F11D_XX linkage group LG9, O_niloticus_UMD_NMBU, whole genome shotgun sequence genome encodes:
- the LOC112847820 gene encoding gastrula zinc finger protein XlCGF8.2DB-like: MSSTQKDKHGARSQRSQEADKPHRRKRENKYTCDECGKGFPAKSKLKRHQVIHTGEKPFSCDLCGKTFSWKRSLKSHQLIHSGVKAYSCDQCGRAFTHSNHLKRHLVTHSGIKAYSCDICGKTFSRIGSRNIHLRIHTGHDVYCCEQCGKRCTTDTQLKRHMLTHTKEQPHKCDLCGKNFTQQMALKTHQHKHAGDKLNYCKECGRSFTTSSGLKQHELIHSGVKKHLCDQCGASFISAGSLKTHKRVHTGEKPYKCRHCDKSFSCSSSRNNHERTHMEGNYSCDQCDKSFRNLSSYSKHKRSHVTNKLFHCYQCAKTFTSLSALFKHQRDHSGLKSLPSQ; this comes from the exons atgagctcaacacagaag gacaaACATGGAGcaagaagtcagcgctctcaggaggccgacaaacctcacagaagaaagagagagaacaaatacacctgtgacgagtgtgggaagggtTTTCCTGCTAAGTCTAAACTAAAAcgtcatcaggtcatccacactggagagaaaccgttcagctgtgacttgtgtggaaagactTTTTCCTGGAAGCGTTCCCTAAAatcacaccaactcatccacagtggagttaaagcgtacagctgtgatcagtgtggcagagcttttactcacagtaaCCACTTAAAgaggcatctagttacccactctggaattaaggcatacagctgtgacatttgtggaaaaactttcagccggATAGGGAGCCGAAATatacacctacgcattcacaccgGACATGATGTGTACTGCTGTGAACAGTGTGGAAAACGCTGTACTACAGACACACAACTAAAACGTCACATGCTTACCCACACTAAGGAACAACCTCATAAatgtgacctttgtggaaaaaatTTCACTCAGCAAATGGCCCTAAAAACACATCAACATAAACACGCTGGAGACAAACTgaactactgcaaagaatgtgggagaagcttcaCCACATCAAGTGGATTAAAACAGCATGAACTCATTcacagtggggtcaaaaagcacctctgtgatcagtgtggggcATCCTTCATCAGTGCCGGTAgccttaaaacacacaaacgagtccacacaggagagaaaccatacaagtgcagacactgtgacaaaagttTCTCATGTTCAAGTAGTCGTAACAatcatgaacgtacacacatggaaggaaactacagctgtgaccagtgtgacaagagcttcaggaatctcagttcatactccaaacacaaacgatcccacgttactaataaactgtttcactgttaccaatgtgccaaaacattcacttcattatctgctctgttcaaacatcagcgtgatcactcagggctgaaatcactcccatcacagtga